A window from Chryseobacterium vaccae encodes these proteins:
- a CDS encoding RCC1 domain-containing protein yields MVHTTFFSNKQKAAAVGLGMFLFSFSTINAQCSTTGWKKFSQGETFSVALKEDGTLWMWGQNINGILGDGSGTTTIVQHPTQIGTDTDWTDISVGRWFVLAKKSNNNLYGWGDNTWGNLATGTTVSQYAPFLMAQNVKSFSAGYHHSLIVKTDGTMWGVGANPYGQLANGNLVNQTSWQQETSLATNWEKASAGYYNSFGIKTNGTLWSTGTNGLGITGTGTTAGIATSYLQVGTDTNWQEVSCGVEHALGLKTTGKLFGWGNSSNGRLGFAPAGAISTPQAVEAANNYTYIATSWDGSAIIKSDGTLYVFGVDHGGTTGTSGNTPTQLGTDTNWKTLALRVGGYHFGALKTDTSIWAWGTDNVYQLGNGDGTPANTNIPTQVTCTDAFLGVNDISSDKKSTLLYPNPAKDFVSIQSSKSVSEVKIYTTAGALVKSVSKVSDNKIDISDLTAGVYVVKINNESQGFKLIKK; encoded by the coding sequence ATGGTACACACTACATTTTTCTCAAACAAGCAAAAAGCAGCAGCAGTTGGTCTGGGTATGTTTTTATTTAGCTTCAGCACGATTAACGCACAATGTTCCACTACCGGGTGGAAGAAATTCTCACAGGGAGAAACATTCAGTGTTGCTTTAAAAGAAGACGGAACACTTTGGATGTGGGGACAAAACATCAACGGTATTCTTGGTGATGGCTCTGGTACTACAACAATAGTACAGCATCCTACACAGATAGGAACCGATACAGACTGGACAGATATTTCGGTCGGAAGATGGTTTGTTTTGGCAAAAAAATCCAACAACAATCTTTATGGCTGGGGCGATAATACATGGGGAAATTTAGCAACAGGAACTACTGTAAGTCAATATGCACCATTTCTGATGGCTCAGAATGTTAAATCTTTTTCTGCTGGTTATCATCACAGTCTGATTGTAAAGACAGATGGTACAATGTGGGGGGTAGGCGCTAACCCTTACGGACAGCTTGCCAACGGAAACCTGGTAAACCAAACATCATGGCAACAGGAAACTTCACTCGCTACAAACTGGGAAAAAGCGTCTGCAGGATATTATAACTCATTCGGGATCAAAACCAATGGTACACTTTGGTCTACAGGAACCAATGGATTAGGAATCACCGGTACAGGTACAACGGCAGGAATAGCTACATCTTATTTACAAGTCGGAACAGATACTAACTGGCAGGAGGTTTCATGTGGGGTAGAGCATGCATTGGGACTTAAAACTACCGGTAAGTTATTTGGTTGGGGGAATAGTAGTAATGGAAGACTGGGATTTGCTCCTGCAGGAGCGATAAGTACACCACAAGCGGTAGAAGCTGCTAATAATTATACTTATATCGCAACATCATGGGATGGGTCTGCTATCATAAAAAGCGATGGTACGTTATATGTTTTTGGGGTGGATCATGGTGGTACAACCGGAACTTCCGGAAATACGCCAACTCAGCTTGGAACAGATACCAATTGGAAAACATTGGCATTAAGAGTGGGCGGGTATCATTTCGGAGCTTTGAAAACAGATACTTCCATCTGGGCCTGGGGAACCGATAATGTGTATCAGTTAGGTAATGGTGACGGTACTCCTGCAAATACCAATATACCTACGCAGGTTACCTGTACAGATGCTTTTTTAGGGGTTAACGATATTTCATCTGATAAAAAATCTACCTTATTATATCCTAATCCTGCAAAAGATTTTGTATCCATACAGTCTTCAAAATCGGTTTCTGAAGTTAAAATTTACACTACGGCCGGAGCTCTTGTAAAATCTGTATCAAAAGTTTCAGACAACAAAATAGATATTTCCGATTTGACCGCCGGTGTTTATGTCGTAAAAATAAACAACGAATCTCAGGGCTTTAAATTAATTAAGAAATAA
- a CDS encoding DUF7933 domain-containing protein, whose product MKNKTKHILTQTKASTKALALGSFLLAGVLNTTAAQALSNPDFELLVGSPSTASSYPNGGSQMNKAANWIQSTAGTCDYYYGPPNPSNSDYRISISATGVAPFTPVSAQSGSAYAAGFLEQIVGGANNIKEYITNKLSTKLTAGVTYSFTFYTMHLYGKSGTTFYTGLNFVDLIPAEQGFLGVCFSAVAPTSSNATGVGSTAAGAGGMLNSWNPLKRVLIPASNTAVYGAAGRNTWVPVTLTYTADGTEEYVTFGQWRETGSAMSSGTVYQLYDNLSPTITPVAGLSKSISPAIIQQGGTATYTFTVNNTQSGSTALSGLSFIDTLPSGLRIASNPNVVVTGLIGGTTTVTAGGTSIATSGYSIAANTTATITVNVTNAAGQTNTSCGSNPAAFTNGSSNISGLSSNLVNNVSNVCLVITPCAAGGTAPVLSN is encoded by the coding sequence ATGAAGAATAAAACAAAACATATTTTAACCCAAACAAAAGCAAGCACCAAAGCATTAGCACTGGGAAGCTTTCTTTTGGCTGGAGTCCTCAATACAACAGCAGCACAGGCATTAAGTAATCCCGATTTTGAACTATTAGTAGGTTCGCCTTCTACGGCAAGTTCGTATCCAAATGGGGGATCACAAATGAACAAAGCAGCCAACTGGATACAGTCAACAGCGGGAACCTGTGATTATTACTATGGACCTCCTAACCCAAGTAACAGTGATTATCGTATCAGTATTTCTGCCACAGGTGTTGCCCCGTTTACCCCTGTAAGTGCTCAAAGTGGATCTGCCTATGCTGCAGGTTTTCTGGAACAGATAGTAGGAGGGGCAAATAATATAAAAGAGTATATCACCAACAAATTGTCGACAAAGCTGACAGCAGGTGTTACCTATTCTTTTACATTCTACACCATGCACCTCTATGGTAAATCAGGAACAACATTTTATACAGGGCTAAACTTTGTTGATCTAATACCAGCAGAACAAGGTTTTTTAGGCGTATGCTTTTCAGCTGTCGCACCCACAAGTTCAAACGCAACTGGCGTAGGTTCAACTGCTGCGGGTGCTGGCGGTATGCTAAATTCTTGGAATCCATTGAAAAGGGTATTGATACCTGCAAGCAATACTGCAGTCTATGGTGCTGCGGGACGAAACACCTGGGTACCTGTAACGCTTACCTATACTGCCGATGGAACGGAAGAATATGTGACATTTGGTCAATGGAGAGAGACTGGATCAGCGATGTCGAGTGGTACTGTATATCAGTTATATGACAATCTTTCTCCTACCATAACTCCTGTAGCAGGTTTAAGCAAAAGCATCTCACCAGCTATTATCCAACAGGGAGGAACTGCTACCTATACTTTTACAGTGAACAATACCCAATCAGGAAGTACAGCATTATCGGGTCTTAGCTTTATAGATACCCTGCCAAGCGGATTGAGAATTGCTTCTAACCCTAATGTTGTGGTAACAGGTCTTATAGGGGGTACAACTACAGTCACTGCAGGAGGAACATCCATAGCGACATCAGGATATTCCATCGCTGCCAATACTACAGCTACCATTACCGTAAATGTAACCAATGCAGCAGGGCAGACCAATACAAGTTGCGGCAGTAACCCTGCAGCATTTACCAACGGAAGTAGCAATATAAGCGGGCTAAGCAGTAACCTTGTTAATAATGTAAGTAATGTATGTCTTGTGATCACTCCGTGTGCTGCAGGAGGTACAGCACCTGTGCTTAGTAATTAA
- a CDS encoding helix-turn-helix domain-containing protein — translation MKYLFYILSLLISASTIKAQSSAEMKISVIDKKLNEMPKNLASNSNREKVLLEIKKESETLKYTSGILQSIDYLMRLYSNQGKYKKAAEIGNGIKEIIPDNPTSKEKRVISNIFRTRASVVSNFGFLEEGLKDFKTAISYAKEIENNDQKFYNLSLCYENITLYYGIKHFENKKYRDSIIYYHKKSLEKAFQISDKSSIISQSLKYDQIAFNDIRMGIFYLEQVDTKGSLQSAEKYLLRALKIHENKTYQIPASNKIILLNQLSWLYMEKKDYKTSISYAKHALNLEKQYQDPYNRVESLEFLAYCYTEIGEKEQSAIYMGQYASLKDSLSMMEKNNTKEPLKQIVSDIDNTHKKNTKNQFILIVGIVFVAALATLFFWRRQNKRLHQKYNALITKLSHQEENIPLHENAEHKETKPASVITDDISRALLQKLEKFEKSEKYLRKDISLAWLAHHLDTNTKYLSEGIKKHRDTNFSDYINGLKINYIVNKLYENPVYRKYKISYLSEECGYATPHVFRSSFKKETGITPSYFIKELENEEIS, via the coding sequence ATGAAATATCTCTTTTATATTCTCTCTCTCTTAATATCAGCATCTACAATTAAAGCACAAAGTTCTGCGGAAATGAAAATTTCAGTTATTGATAAAAAACTAAATGAGATGCCAAAAAATCTGGCAAGTAATTCGAACCGAGAAAAAGTATTACTTGAGATAAAAAAAGAATCTGAAACGTTAAAATATACTTCTGGAATCTTGCAAAGCATTGATTATTTAATGAGATTATATTCTAATCAAGGAAAATATAAAAAAGCGGCTGAAATAGGAAATGGAATCAAAGAAATAATTCCGGATAATCCAACTTCTAAAGAAAAAAGGGTTATCTCTAACATATTTCGTACAAGAGCATCTGTTGTAAGTAATTTTGGTTTTTTAGAGGAGGGACTAAAAGATTTTAAAACAGCGATAAGCTATGCAAAAGAGATTGAAAATAATGATCAAAAGTTTTATAATCTTTCCCTATGCTATGAAAATATTACACTCTATTATGGTATCAAACATTTCGAAAATAAAAAATATAGAGATTCTATTATATATTATCATAAAAAAAGTCTCGAAAAAGCATTTCAAATTAGTGATAAAAGTTCTATAATATCTCAGAGTTTAAAATATGATCAGATTGCTTTTAATGATATACGAATGGGTATATTCTATCTCGAACAAGTTGATACTAAAGGAAGTCTGCAATCAGCAGAGAAGTATCTTTTACGGGCATTAAAAATACATGAAAATAAGACATATCAAATACCAGCAAGCAATAAAATTATATTGCTCAACCAGCTCAGCTGGCTGTACATGGAAAAAAAAGATTATAAAACTTCAATTAGTTATGCAAAACATGCTCTCAATTTAGAAAAGCAATATCAAGATCCTTATAACAGAGTAGAGTCCCTTGAGTTTCTTGCCTATTGTTATACGGAGATTGGTGAAAAAGAACAATCGGCAATCTACATGGGTCAATATGCTTCCCTTAAAGACAGTCTTAGTATGATGGAAAAAAATAATACTAAGGAGCCTTTAAAACAGATTGTGTCAGATATAGATAATACCCACAAAAAAAACACTAAAAATCAGTTTATATTGATTGTAGGGATTGTTTTCGTTGCAGCTTTAGCTACATTGTTTTTTTGGAGAAGACAAAATAAACGCCTTCATCAAAAATACAATGCATTAATCACCAAATTAAGCCATCAGGAAGAAAATATCCCGTTACATGAAAATGCAGAACATAAAGAGACTAAACCTGCTTCGGTAATAACTGATGATATTTCAAGAGCCTTACTTCAAAAACTTGAAAAATTTGAAAAATCTGAGAAGTACCTCCGGAAGGACATCAGTTTAGCATGGCTTGCCCATCATCTTGATACCAATACTAAATACCTCTCTGAAGGTATTAAGAAACACAGGGATACTAATTTTTCGGATTATATTAATGGGCTTAAAATTAATTATATTGTTAACAAACTTTATGAAAATCCTGTCTACAGAAAATACAAGATAAGCTACCTCTCTGAAGAATGCGGATATGCCACTCCACATGTATTCCGAAGCTCCTTTAAAAAAGAAACCGGCATTACACCTTCTTATTTTATTAAGGAGCTGGAAAATGAGGAAATATCGTGA
- a CDS encoding IS481 family transposase, which produces MTTQQKIIKNKLGVLELAQHLGNVSKACKVMGYSRDSFYRFKELYEQGGELALQEISRRKPVLKNRVDEVIEKAVVDIAIENPALGQLRVSNELKKKGFIVSPGGVRSIWLRHDLHTFKLRLKALEAKSAQDGVVLTESQLSALERAKEEKKAHGEIETHHPGYLGAQDTYYVGNIKGVGHIYQQTFIDTYSKVVFAKLYDRKNALIAADMLNDQVVPFFEQQELRLLRILTDRGTEYCGIREQHEYQLYLAIEDIDHTKTKAKSPQTNGICERFHRTIQDEFYAIAFRKKIYRSIEELQLDLNSWLSYYNNERTHTGKHCYGKTPMQTFLDSKTIAKEKLLETLAEEQKILTFGSKDNIG; this is translated from the coding sequence ATGACAACACAACAAAAGATTATCAAAAACAAGTTAGGCGTACTTGAATTAGCACAACATTTAGGAAACGTATCCAAAGCCTGTAAGGTGATGGGCTATTCCCGAGACAGTTTTTATAGATTTAAAGAATTGTATGAGCAAGGAGGTGAATTAGCATTACAGGAAATCTCCAGAAGAAAGCCAGTATTAAAGAATCGTGTAGATGAAGTCATTGAAAAAGCTGTTGTTGATATAGCTATTGAAAACCCTGCTTTGGGGCAGCTTAGAGTAAGTAATGAACTTAAAAAGAAAGGTTTCATTGTATCACCAGGTGGAGTCAGAAGTATTTGGTTAAGACACGATCTACATACGTTTAAACTAAGATTGAAAGCCCTAGAAGCCAAATCTGCTCAAGATGGTGTAGTCCTTACTGAATCTCAACTTTCAGCACTAGAAAGGGCTAAGGAAGAGAAAAAAGCTCATGGAGAAATTGAAACTCATCATCCTGGATATTTAGGAGCTCAAGACACTTATTACGTAGGCAATATCAAAGGAGTTGGACATATTTATCAACAAACTTTTATTGATACATATTCAAAGGTAGTATTTGCAAAGCTATATGACCGTAAAAATGCTCTTATTGCTGCTGACATGCTTAATGATCAGGTAGTCCCTTTCTTTGAGCAGCAGGAACTTCGTTTACTCAGAATTTTAACAGACCGAGGAACGGAATACTGTGGAATAAGAGAACAGCATGAATACCAGCTCTATTTGGCCATTGAAGATATCGATCATACGAAGACCAAGGCTAAAAGCCCTCAGACCAATGGTATTTGTGAACGTTTTCACAGGACGATACAGGACGAGTTTTATGCCATAGCTTTCAGAAAGAAAATTTACAGAAGTATTGAAGAACTGCAATTAGACCTGAACAGCTGGTTGTCGTATTACAACAATGAAAGAACGCATACAGGAAAACATTGTTACGGTAAAACACCGATGCAGACGTTTCTAGATAGTAAAACTATTGCAAAAGAGAAATTATTGGAAACTCTTGCAGAGGAACAAAAAATCCTTACTTTTGGAAGTAAGGATAATATTGGATAA